Proteins encoded together in one Myxocyprinus asiaticus isolate MX2 ecotype Aquarium Trade chromosome 21, UBuf_Myxa_2, whole genome shotgun sequence window:
- the LOC127412281 gene encoding alpha-internexin-like, with protein MSHGSDHYMSSSYRKIFGESPRFPGSSSRMSNASSRSSMSSSGFRSLSLSRSSASPAGYYKRSGRSSSFSPVHFDSVDFSQTSVLNNEFKIIRTNEKEQLQGLNDRFATFIEKVRNLEQQNKVLETELVTLRQRQNEPSRLADLYQQEIRDLRAQLDEANSERSHVLIERDNIEEDLQKLRGKFEEEIRVREEAEQTLRAYKKDVDDATMVRVDLERRVESLLDEINFLRRVHDEEVAELTSMIQAAQISVEVEMSKPDLTSALKEIRGQYETIASKNLQSAEEWYKSKFASLNEQATKTNEAMRATREEISDYRRQLQSKTIEIETLRGTNESLERQIREMEDAHNAEIAGYQETIGQLDLELRNTKSEMARHLREYQDLLNVKMALDIEIAAYRKLLEGEETHFSSGLTFASTPSISYGYQSRPAFTPTRNPKKEKEEEGQTKSKTAAKWDENIEETTAKKKAEKSDTVDNNSN; from the exons ATGAGCCACGGGTCAGACCATTACATGTCCTCATCCTATAGAAAAATATTCGGGGAATCCCCTCGCTTTCCCGGTTCCTCATCTAGAATGAGCAATGCCTCTTCACGGAGTTCCATGTCTTCCAGCGGTTtcaggtctctctctctttcccgcaGCAGCGCGTCTCCTGCGGGCTATTACAAGAGATCGGGCCGCTCATCTTCCTTTTCACCGGTCCATTTCGACAGCGTGGATTTCTCACAAACATCTGTGTTAAATAACGAGTTTAAAATCATTCGAACCAATGAGAAGGAACAACTGCAGGGTCTCAATGACCGCTTCGCCACGTTTATTGAGAAAGTGCGCAATCTGGAGCAGCAGAATAAAGTGCTGGAGACCGAACTGGTGACCCTGCGCCAGCGGCAGAACGAGCCTTCTAGACTCGCGGACCTCTACCAGCAAGAGATCAGAGATCTGCGCGCCCAGCTGGATGAGGCGAACAGTGAAAGGTCTCATGTTCTCATCGAGCGAGACAACATCGAAGAAGACTTGCAGAAACTTCGAGGCAAGTTTGAGGAGGAGATCCGAGTGCGAGAGGAGGCTGAGCAGACTCTCAGAGCCTACAAAAAGGACGTGGATGATGCCACGATGGTGCGCGTGGACCTGGAGAGAAGAGTCGAGTCCCTCTTGGACGAAATCAATTTTCTGAGAAGGGTACATGACGAAGAGGTGGCGGAGTTGACGAGTATGATCCAAGCTGCCCAGATATCTGTGGAAGTGGAGATGTCTAAGCCTGATCTTACTTCGGCTCTCAAAGAGATCCGTGGGCAGTACGAAACGATTGCGTCTAAAAACCTGCAGTCTGCTGAGGAATGGTACAAATCAAAGTTTGCCAGTCTGAATGAGCAAGCCACTAAAACCAATGAGGCCATGAGAGCCACGAGGGAGGAGATCAGCGATTACAGAAGACAACTACAGTCGAAAACCATCGAAATCGAAACCTTGCGAGGCACAAACGAGTCACTTGAACGACAGATCCGTGAGATGGAAGATGCACACAATGCCGAGATCGCAGGTTATCAG GAAACAATTGGGCAGCTGGATCTTGAACTTAGGAATACCAAGAGTGAAATGGCTCGTCACCTCAGAGAGTACCAGGACCTTTTGAATGTCAAGATGGCATTAGACATTGAAATTGCAGCATACAG AAAGCTACTGGAGGGTGAAGAAACCCACTTCAGTTCTGGGTTGACTTTTGCCAGCACACCCAGCATCAGCTATGGGTATCAGAGTCGCCCTGCTTTTACCCCAACCCGCAATCCcaaaaaagagaaagaggaggAGGGGCAAACCAAATCTAAAACAGCAGCCAAGTGGGATGAAAACATTGAGGAAACCACTGCTAAGAAGAAGGCAGAAAAGAGTGATACGGTTGATAATAATTCTAATTAA